The genomic window AAATAACTTGACCATTTTCATCTGTCTCGACTTTTCTATTAAAAATAATACCTAGAAATGCCCCTCTTGCATTAAAATTGAATAAATTTCTACGCAAGTCTTCTTCTTTTATCTCATCTATATCAAATGTTAATGTTGAATCAGAATGAGTACTCTCTTCGCTTCCTTTCATTTGGGCACTTACAGTTACTTTTCCAGATTCAGTAATTTCTTCCACACTCAGATTAATTCTTTTGTTACTAATTACACCCTTAATATCAGTTATTGTCTTGGTGTATGCATGTCCATCTACGTGAACTTCTTTCCTCTGACTAATATCAACTTGTGTATTTTCTCCGTACTGAGACCCCTCTATTCTTATTATGTCGATTTCTTCATTTTTAATTTTTTTAAAAGTGAGGACAGTTTCGTTTTCACTATCAATAGCAGGATTGGAAAACCCTCTCAGAATAAGTTCTTCATTTTCAATATTTTCAAAAAAATTCAAACGGTTAAGGGCCAATGGTCCAAGAAGTTGCCGTGCATCCCCGACCTCAAAAGGATCACTTTTGTTATTTCTCTGCTCTTTTTTACTAAGAAATATTCTAAAATCACATCTTTTTTCAACTGCAAAGATGATGTTAAAACTAGAATAAATGAGGACAAGAACCAAGTATCTCGTCATAAGAAATACCCTCAAAACCGACAACCAGGCGCTATAATTAACACGCTTTGTAAAGCTTATCAATGTACAAAATTTAAAAAAATGAGAAATGAACAAATTACCTATTGCACAATATTTTCAGTTTTTAAAATTTCATAGGCCCCATCAGAGCAAAAAACATTGGGAAGATAGTGAATAGTGTTTTGTAGTTGGGAAATAATTGAATTATCGACATCCACTAGCAGCTTAACCTCTCCGTTTTCACTAGAAATTTTGACTGGATCTCTTTCAAGTAAAATATTGGGGCGAACTTTGTTTTTTACAATTTTAGAATGAGAATTGACAAAAATAACTGATTTCTTGGGTAAATCAGCAATAACCCAGTCTTCTTTTGAACCTTTTTTTTCAACAATTTCAGTTATTTCTCTAGCTTTTGAGATTGCTTTACCATGAATTTTATCATACTCAGATTCATTGTTTTGGGAGAGCAACCTTGGGGAAAATTCATCGAGGCGGATAACGTTAGGACCTCTTTCAAAAAGTAGACAATAGGCCATATTTTTGTATTTTGGATAGCGATCTAGCTCACCAGAAAAGTAGGATTTGTGAAGAAGTCCCATAAAATAAGAATCGTTAAACCCATGAAACCGTCCAGCATCATTTTGGGCCATATCTAAGAGATCTGAATATTTATACATCATTCCTCGTTCTAGAAAAAACAGTGCTAATGCCTCTGCCAAAGCATCAAATTTTGCTCCTCTTGGAGAACGTATGACTTGAGAATACCAAGCAAAGCGTGAAACTAGAAAATCTGCAACACAATGAATTGCTTGTTCTTTGATCGTTAATATATCGTGATTATCAATTCTCTTGGTTCTAAAATGGTGAAGGAGATAGT from Halobacteriovoraceae bacterium includes these protein-coding regions:
- a CDS encoding HD domain-containing protein; translated protein: MEVTNKAKVVFDPIYGFIKLTPVEWEIIQSPYYQRLRWIKQLGFSFYVFPGAEHSRFGHSIGVLHNAHCIIKSCGRGVSDKELFDTQCHSKEANYHKSLRLGALMHDLGTFCFSHTTESAYTQFAETTRKEKDGLRKDDHENLGSFIIKNTKQDTGITTILEKNGIDPQVISDLVKGVDPSILANQILHSEIDCDRMDYLLRDAHYTGLKYGSYDRDYLLHHFRTKRIDNHDILTIKEQAIHCVADFLVSRFAWYSQVIRSPRGAKFDALAEALALFFLERGMMYKYSDLLDMAQNDAGRFHGFNDSYFMGLLHKSYFSGELDRYPKYKNMAYCLLFERGPNVIRLDEFSPRLLSQNNESEYDKIHGKAISKAREITEIVEKKGSKEDWVIADLPKKSVIFVNSHSKIVKNKVRPNILLERDPVKISSENGEVKLLVDVDNSIISQLQNTIHYLPNVFCSDGAYEILKTENIVQ